TTTCGTGTCATTCCACCTCGCTACTTGCTTGCTCTTTTAATGACTGAAAAATCAGAAAAAGCACAGCGCCATACTCTGGAGAAACAACATGATGTCCTTAAAGCCGCTGAATTACTTGCAGAACAACTCGAGAATAAAAAACAAAGCAAAAATCATGATGCTTATTTCTATGATGATTAGCTTACCCATCCATGCAAGAGAAAGCATAGAGCCACCCCATCCTATTAGCAGTTTTGGTATTGCCACCAAGGTATTGGGCAGAATCTTTACCAACAGTCACTACAAGGTAATTGGTTCCTGTACTTGGGCAGTAGGAAAATTTCCGCCTAAGCTAGTAGCTGTTCCTGCAATCGAACAGTTTTTACCTGACTTAATTGTCACAGTGGCCAATCGCCCCGAAACCAATCCATGGATTGAAGCGCGTGCCCTTTATGAAAACCCGGCAAGCCAAGCCTTGTATCAAAAAACCTATCGACTAGCGACTGGTTCAGCGCTAGGGTTTGGAGATGATGCAGGACAAACCTCAGCCATGCACATCAATGAAGAACGCACACGGGTTGTAGATGTAATTGGCAGCCCTGCAGGTCTTTATCGTTTCCCTTATTTGTCACATAAACCTGAAACACGTTTTGGTTCTCCTTACTACATCAGTGAGGCTGATGCCGTGTCAGACCGCACAGAGCTTGCTGAAATTGCTTATATGGCAACTCATCCTCATCTGTTATTCAACCATGACATAGGATCCGCAACACAGTCGTGGGGACATGAAATCCCAAGGATT
This region of Legionella clemsonensis genomic DNA includes:
- a CDS encoding TIGR03756 family integrating conjugative element protein → MMLISMMISLPIHARESIEPPHPISSFGIATKVLGRIFTNSHYKVIGSCTWAVGKFPPKLVAVPAIEQFLPDLIVTVANRPETNPWIEARALYENPASQALYQKTYRLATGSALGFGDDAGQTSAMHINEERTRVVDVIGSPAGLYRFPYLSHKPETRFGSPYYISEADAVSDRTELAEIAYMATHPHLLFNHDIGSATQSWGHEIPRIMRVTQPSRFRASVVAALHAADIVTNKNSLHVTQSTSNSCGANCVVANVIFDGHNKNIIWQEVYPKNRNINFNDANDMGVKDDKAGNGNYVFVVWRKYRGCIAHKGKLIRALSFPKVGHPQKR